A region of the Spirochaetaceae bacterium genome:
GACGGCTCCGAAACGACTCGAAAACAGACAAGTGTCTTGACATGAACAGACTGATGTCTGTACAGTCTGTTCCATGACCGGTGCTTCACGATACCGCTCCCAGGAGCGGAAACGTCACATCTTTCTGTTCGTACGCGACCGCATCCTGTCCGGGGCGCCTCCAACCACCCGAGAGGTGCAGGCCCATTTCGGCTTCCGCGCGGTCCAGTCGGCGCGCGACTACCTGGAGGCCCTGGTGCGGGACGGGCTGTTGGACAAGGAGCCGGGCAAGGCGCGCGGCTACCGCCTGCCGGCCGGGAGCACGCCGTATCCCGCGGTGCTGGTGCCGCTCCTCGGAAGGGTGCAGGCGGGGGCCCTCACCACTGCCAGCGAAGACCCCGACGGCTACGTACCGGTGCAGTCGGCCAAGCCGCGCGACGAGTTATTCGCCCTGCGCGTGCGCGGCGAAAGCATGCGTGATGCCGCCATTCTGCCCGGCGACGTGGTGATCGTACATCGCCAGGAGAGTGCTCTTTCGGGCGAGATCGTGGTGGCCCTGGTGGAGGATGAGGCCACGGTAAAGCGGCTCAAGCTGCGCGCCGGACGCATCGAGCTGCATCCCGCCAACCCGGCGTTCGATCCGATCGTGCCCGACCCCGAGCGGGTACGAATCCTCGGCAAGGTGATCGAGGTGCGCCGCTACCTGGAAGGCAGCATCCCGGTGCTGGACCAGTGAGTCTGTACGGTCACTCCGTGACTTCTCCGTGACAATGAAGACGATGAAAACCGATGCCGAAGCATCGCCCGCCGGACGCCTTTTTCGGACGAGATCCCCCGGACCCACGAGTTCCCTGGTGCCGGCAGCCGCGCTGATGGAATGGGAGCGCCGTTCCACCCCCACTCGGACCGGTAGTGCCGGGCGGTTGTGGCGCCCGGCGGAGCTTGCCGGACGCCTGTGCGAACTGGCGTCCGACCCGCACGGGGTCCATCTGACCCTGGCCTGCGCGCTGATCCGCTCCTTTCAACAGGCCGCGGAGCCCGTGGCCTGGGTCACCGCCTCCCGCGCCACCTTCTTTCCGCCCGATGCCGCCCACTGCGGGGTCGATCTCGCCGCCCTGCCGGTGATCACCGTGCCCGGCCCGGAGGCGGTGCTGGGCGTCGCCGACCGCCTCACCCGGTGCGGCGCCTTCGGCCTCATCGTGCTGGAGCTGGGCGCTCACCTGGACGTTCCGGCGGCGATCCTGGGTCGGCTGGCACGCCTGGCACGGTGCCACGATACCGCTCTGCTGTGCCTCACCACGCCCGAATCGGAGATCACCCTCGGGTCGCTGGTGGCCCTCCGCGGGCGCGGTTTTCGCACCGCAACGCGCCACCCGGGCTCCTTTCATTGCGGCATCCGGGTGCTCAAGGATCGCCGCCGGGGCCCCGGGCGGTCGCTGGCGGTCACCTGCCATGCCCCCTACGGCATGTGTTGACGTCGGCGCGCTGCCGCTGCAACTGCTGCTGCGGCGGCACCCCGGCTGGAAGCGGCAACCGGTCGCGGTGGTCAGCGAGGACAAGCCGCTGGGCACCGTGACGGCGGTAAACCGACGGGCGCGCGCCGCCGGGGTGCGGGTCGGGATGCGCTACGCCGCGGCGCTCTCCCTGGTCTCCCACCTGCATGCCGGGACGATCTCCCCCGCCGAGCTGGCAACGGGAGTGCGGCTGATCCGGGAGCGGCTGCTGACCATCAGCCCGCGGGTCGAATGGGGCGGCTCCGGCTGGGCCGATCCCGGGGTGTTCTGGCTGGAGGCAGCCGGATTGCGCCGCCACTACCCCTCGGGCGATGCGCTGGCCGACACCAT
Encoded here:
- the lexA gene encoding transcriptional repressor LexA; the encoded protein is MTGASRYRSQERKRHIFLFVRDRILSGAPPTTREVQAHFGFRAVQSARDYLEALVRDGLLDKEPGKARGYRLPAGSTPYPAVLVPLLGRVQAGALTTASEDPDGYVPVQSAKPRDELFALRVRGESMRDAAILPGDVVIVHRQESALSGEIVVALVEDEATVKRLKLRAGRIELHPANPAFDPIVPDPERVRILGKVIEVRRYLEGSIPVLDQ